A window from Gottschalkiaceae bacterium SANA encodes these proteins:
- the moaA gene encoding GTP 3',8-cyclase MoaA, translated as MVDQFERHIHYLRVSVTDLCNLKCQYCMPEDGIAKKDHQDILRIEEYLQLIEEMVELGVDKVRLTGGEPLVRRGIVDLVKGIGKMDGVKDLAITTNGVLLKKYAKDLKDAGLTRVNISIDTLDPNKYREITRGGNIEDVLGGIEEARSVGLLPIKLNVVLINGFNTDEVEDFIKLADDDMDVRFIELMPFGQVANWSKDKFISNEVIFNRHRERFMTEPEEQYGPAKYYEKKDGHGRVGFINAISSHFCATCNRVRLTADGKLKLCLHTNEEFDLKPLLGLDSATIQESLQSYIMTKPERHHMNDQGFVPIIRDMNRIGG; from the coding sequence ATGGTTGATCAGTTTGAACGTCATATTCATTATTTACGGGTTTCTGTAACTGATCTTTGTAATTTAAAATGTCAATATTGCATGCCAGAAGATGGAATTGCAAAAAAGGATCATCAGGATATTTTACGAATTGAAGAGTATTTGCAATTGATCGAGGAAATGGTTGAATTGGGTGTTGACAAGGTTCGTTTAACTGGAGGAGAGCCATTGGTTCGAAGAGGCATCGTGGATCTTGTTAAGGGAATAGGCAAGATGGACGGAGTCAAAGATCTGGCAATTACAACCAATGGCGTTTTATTGAAGAAATATGCGAAAGACTTAAAAGATGCTGGATTGACACGTGTCAACATTAGTATCGATACACTTGATCCGAACAAGTATCGAGAAATTACTCGAGGTGGGAACATCGAAGATGTTTTGGGCGGAATTGAAGAAGCACGAAGCGTTGGACTTTTGCCGATTAAATTAAATGTTGTACTCATCAATGGTTTTAACACCGATGAGGTAGAGGACTTTATCAAGTTGGCGGATGACGACATGGATGTACGTTTTATTGAGTTGATGCCATTTGGGCAAGTAGCAAATTGGAGCAAGGATAAGTTCATTTCAAATGAAGTGATCTTCAATCGACATCGCGAGCGATTTATGACGGAACCTGAAGAACAATATGGTCCTGCAAAGTATTATGAGAAAAAAGACGGTCATGGGCGGGTCGGATTCATTAATGCAATTTCCAGCCATTTTTGCGCAACCTGCAATCGGGTTCGATTAACGGCCGACGGAAAGTTGAAATTATGTCTGCATACGAATGAAGAGTTCGATTTAAAACCTCTTCTTGGTCTGGATTCTGCAACCATTCAAGAATCCTTACAGTCGTATATTATGACGAAGCCCGAGCGCCATCATATGAATGATCAGGGATTTGTACCGATTATTCGGGATATGAATCGGATTGGAGGATAA
- the moaC gene encoding cyclic pyranopterin monophosphate synthase MoaC, translated as MEFTHFNEYGKAKMVSVGEKEDTKRVAIAKGTITMNPKTFQMVVDQTHKKGDVLSVAQVAGIMGAKKTSDLIPMCHPIFISGADIEFSADEETSSIHITATTKTVGKTGIEMEALTAVSTAALTIYDMCKAVDRSMTIQNIRLVEKMGGKSGHFIRGEE; from the coding sequence ATGGAATTTACTCATTTTAATGAATATGGGAAAGCGAAAATGGTATCTGTCGGTGAAAAGGAAGACACCAAACGAGTTGCAATTGCCAAGGGAACCATTACGATGAATCCCAAAACGTTTCAAATGGTCGTAGATCAAACCCACAAAAAGGGAGATGTACTTTCCGTTGCACAGGTCGCTGGGATTATGGGTGCCAAGAAAACAAGCGATTTAATTCCCATGTGTCACCCGATTTTTATCAGTGGAGCGGATATTGAATTTTCTGCAGATGAAGAGACTTCATCTATTCATATTACTGCCACCACAAAAACAGTCGGAAAGACGGGTATTGAGATGGAAGCGTTGACAGCTGTTTCTACGGCTGCTTTAACGATTTATGACATGTGCAAGGCTGTCGATCGAAGCATGACCATTCAAAACATTCGACTCGTAGAAAAAATGGGTGGAAAAAGTGGTCATTTTATTCGAGGGGAAGAATAA
- a CDS encoding MOSC domain-containing protein, whose translation MKMGKVVEIRCSVKKGSPKKKLKVANFIQGFGLEGDLHAGKDGRQVSFMGIETFRVIQKSEVKGYCTNKFVENITTENIELWNLTVGTELKIGETIMRVTKVGKECFRGCPVREQEGSCIMLNQVVFANVLQGGKIKIGDSIKILKPSEVFA comes from the coding sequence ATGAAGATGGGCAAGGTTGTTGAAATTCGGTGCAGTGTAAAAAAGGGATCACCAAAAAAGAAACTTAAAGTTGCTAATTTCATTCAAGGTTTTGGATTGGAAGGCGATTTGCATGCTGGCAAGGATGGACGACAAGTGAGTTTTATGGGAATTGAGACCTTTCGAGTGATTCAAAAATCTGAGGTCAAAGGATATTGCACGAATAAATTTGTGGAAAATATTACGACAGAAAATATAGAGTTATGGAATCTTACAGTGGGTACCGAGTTGAAAATCGGCGAGACAATCATGCGAGTAACCAAGGTTGGTAAAGAGTGCTTCCGAGGTTGTCCAGTGAGGGAACAGGAAGGGTCTTGCATCATGTTGAACCAGGTTGTTTTTGCCAATGTACTTCAAGGTGGGAAAATTAAAATTGGGGACTCGATTAAGATTTTGAAGCCATCAGAGGTATTCGCTTAG
- a CDS encoding MogA/MoaB family molybdenum cofactor biosynthesis protein, translating into MTYTVGILVASDKGSRGERVDQSGEVIRQMMTVQGYNVVEKMIVPDEFEKLRDAMIEMSDEKKIHLILSTGGTGFSPRDVTPEATLAVIERETPGIPEAMRQASLKITPKAMLSRGRAGIRKRTLIINLPGSPKAVKENLEVALQALKHGLDILNEEASECAVPMES; encoded by the coding sequence ATGACCTATACAGTAGGAATACTTGTTGCTAGCGATAAAGGGTCGCGCGGGGAACGCGTGGATCAAAGTGGTGAAGTGATTCGCCAAATGATGACAGTGCAGGGGTACAACGTTGTTGAAAAGATGATTGTTCCTGATGAATTTGAGAAGTTAAGGGATGCAATGATTGAAATGAGTGACGAAAAAAAGATTCATTTGATTCTTTCAACAGGTGGAACTGGGTTTTCTCCGCGGGATGTAACTCCAGAAGCAACCCTAGCAGTGATCGAGCGTGAAACACCGGGAATCCCCGAAGCGATGCGACAGGCTTCCCTGAAAATCACACCAAAAGCGATGCTTTCTAGGGGGAGAGCGGGGATTCGCAAACGAACCTTGATTATCAATCTTCCAGGAAGTCCAAAGGCGGTCAAGGAAAACTTAGAGGTTGCCTTACAAGCCCTTAAGCACGGATTGGATATTTTAAATGAAGAAGCGAGTGAATGTGCGGTGCCAATGGAATCATAG
- a CDS encoding phosphoenolpyruvate hydrolase family protein — protein MERKFILKRLNRECKAQRQIIGVAVGAGITAKYAVRGGADMIFVLSSGKFRQMGVGSLAAYLPFVNSNEMVMEIGLREIKPLVKEIPVIFGLNATDPLIDLEWYVGQIKKAGFNGINNYPTIGLVDGTYRQILEKNEISFDREVEAIRIASEKGLFTVAFVFDEAQTKQMLNAGADVICVHLGLTSGGILGAKKVLSLVNAVKRINDLFAVCDQSERKVFKMIYGGPIQTPLDLLFIHQHTEMDGYIGGSTFERIQSEKVITNITHAFKELDLIESEDLMVKMLDGITKHYEYVDFIKKYIAKHYQYPVSLAEMAEIAHVSPSHLSRLFKKEVGINFRTYLMEYRMHQATKFFREKPFKCAEVAKLVGYEDYFQFSKIFKKVIGMSPREYQRHLKTSEAHKR, from the coding sequence ATGGAGCGCAAATTCATCCTAAAACGATTAAATCGGGAGTGTAAAGCACAGCGTCAGATTATCGGGGTAGCTGTTGGTGCTGGCATCACAGCAAAATATGCAGTGCGTGGTGGTGCCGATATGATCTTCGTCCTAAGCTCGGGGAAATTTCGTCAAATGGGCGTTGGATCATTGGCGGCGTATCTTCCTTTCGTTAATAGCAATGAGATGGTAATGGAAATCGGTCTACGGGAAATTAAACCATTAGTGAAAGAGATTCCTGTGATATTCGGCCTCAATGCAACTGACCCGCTAATTGATTTGGAATGGTATGTAGGACAAATAAAAAAAGCGGGGTTCAATGGAATCAATAATTATCCAACGATTGGATTGGTTGATGGGACGTATCGGCAGATCCTTGAGAAAAACGAGATTTCTTTTGATCGTGAAGTGGAAGCGATCCGCATTGCTAGTGAAAAAGGACTATTTACGGTTGCATTTGTATTTGATGAAGCACAGACGAAACAAATGCTAAATGCGGGTGCGGATGTAATTTGTGTTCATCTTGGATTGACTAGTGGTGGAATATTAGGGGCAAAAAAGGTCTTGTCTTTAGTTAATGCTGTGAAACGAATCAATGATTTGTTTGCAGTCTGTGATCAGTCTGAAAGAAAGGTATTTAAAATGATCTATGGGGGACCCATACAAACACCGTTAGATCTTTTATTTATACATCAGCATACGGAGATGGACGGATATATCGGGGGTTCCACTTTCGAACGGATACAATCTGAAAAAGTAATAACCAATATCACACATGCATTTAAAGAATTAGATTTGATAGAATCAGAGGATCTAATGGTCAAGATGTTAGATGGGATTACAAAGCATTATGAATATGTGGATTTCATTAAGAAGTATATTGCAAAACATTATCAATACCCTGTATCCTTAGCCGAGATGGCCGAAATCGCCCATGTCTCACCGTCTCATTTGAGTCGTCTTTTTAAGAAAGAGGTTGGAATTAATTTTCGAACTTATTTAATGGAGTATCGCATGCATCAAGCAACAAAGTTTTTTCGAGAAAAGCCCTTTAAGTGTGCGGAAGTTGCAAAGTTGGTTGGCTACGAGGACTATTTTCAATTCAGTAAAATATTTAAAAAAGTGATAGGCATGAGTCCTAGAGAATATCAAAGGCATTTGAAAACGAGTGAAGCTCACAAAAGGTGA
- a CDS encoding Tm-1-like ATP-binding domain-containing protein — MKTVAIIGTFDSKGKEFLFLKSILEKFGLQTLTIHSGAFESAFEPDVSNAEVAAAAGVKIEAIVAKKDRGWATEVLSKGMVELLPKLYKEGKFDGVISLGGSGGTSLATPAMQEIPVGVPKIMVSTIAVGNTAEIVGTSDIMMMPSIVDVAGLNSISTKIFTNAAAAMAGMLNYESTEDVEHKPLLAATMFGVTTPCVDYARAYLEKAGYEVLTFHATGVGGRAMESLIDAGYIEGVLDLTTTEWCDEVVGGVLAGGPNRLEAAGRKGIPQVVSVGALDMVNYGAYETVPKEYAGRNLYKHNPMITLMRTSVDENKKIGEKIVEKLNMTTGPTAFFIPLKGVSMIDAEGQPFYGPEEDQVLFDVLRNGLDQEAVEIIEMQNHINDQAFAEAAAQRLLDMLNKK; from the coding sequence ATGAAAACGGTAGCGATTATTGGTACTTTTGATTCGAAGGGAAAAGAGTTTTTGTTTTTAAAAAGTATCCTAGAGAAATTTGGTCTTCAAACACTGACGATTCATTCAGGAGCATTTGAGTCGGCATTCGAGCCAGATGTTTCAAATGCTGAAGTTGCAGCTGCTGCAGGCGTGAAGATTGAAGCCATTGTAGCAAAAAAAGACAGGGGATGGGCGACGGAAGTGTTGTCAAAAGGAATGGTAGAATTGTTGCCAAAGCTTTATAAAGAGGGAAAATTTGATGGTGTTATTTCCTTGGGTGGCAGTGGTGGCACATCTTTGGCAACACCTGCGATGCAAGAAATTCCGGTCGGTGTTCCAAAAATTATGGTTTCAACGATCGCTGTTGGAAATACAGCAGAAATCGTAGGGACCAGTGATATTATGATGATGCCTTCTATCGTTGACGTGGCAGGATTGAATTCCATTTCAACAAAGATCTTTACGAATGCAGCCGCTGCAATGGCGGGAATGTTGAATTATGAATCGACGGAAGATGTGGAACATAAGCCTTTACTTGCGGCAACCATGTTTGGCGTGACGACGCCATGTGTGGACTATGCGCGAGCTTATTTGGAAAAGGCGGGTTACGAAGTGTTAACATTCCACGCGACCGGTGTTGGTGGAAGAGCAATGGAATCCTTGATTGATGCTGGGTATATTGAAGGGGTTTTGGATCTTACAACGACTGAGTGGTGTGATGAAGTCGTTGGTGGTGTTTTGGCTGGCGGGCCCAATCGTTTGGAAGCGGCAGGGCGAAAAGGAATTCCACAGGTTGTATCCGTAGGCGCATTAGATATGGTAAACTATGGCGCATATGAAACGGTGCCAAAAGAATATGCGGGAAGAAATTTATACAAGCATAATCCGATGATTACATTGATGCGTACATCTGTTGATGAAAATAAAAAAATTGGTGAAAAGATTGTAGAAAAGTTGAATATGACAACAGGGCCGACAGCATTTTTTATTCCTTTGAAAGGCGTATCCATGATTGATGCAGAGGGACAGCCGTTCTATGGCCCGGAAGAAGATCAAGTGTTGTTTGATGTTTTGCGAAATGGACTTGATCAAGAAGCTGTTGAAATCATTGAAATGCAAAATCATATCAATGATCAAGCATTTGCTGAAGCAGCAGCGCAACGTTTACTCGATATGTTGAATAAAAAATAG
- a CDS encoding phosphoenolpyruvate hydrolase family protein, whose translation MFKMTRKEILDRYRKIVAKGDILVGVGAGTGITAKSSEAGGANMLIIYNSGRYRMAGRGSLAGLMSYGDANKIVVEMAAEVLPVVKDTPVLAGVCGTDPFRLMEVFLKELKDMGFSGVQNFPTVGLIDGVFRQNLEETGMGYGLEVEMIRQAHKLDLLTTPYVFDEDQARAMAEAGADILVAHMGLTTKGTIGAVTALTLDDCIVKIKAIMKAGKEVNPDIMVICHGGPIAEPEDAQYVIERIPEIDGFFGASSIERFAAEKSIKAQTEEFKKIQRS comes from the coding sequence ATGTTTAAAATGACACGGAAAGAAATTTTGGATCGGTATCGCAAAATTGTAGCGAAGGGCGATATTTTGGTAGGCGTAGGAGCGGGTACTGGAATTACTGCAAAGAGCAGTGAGGCTGGTGGAGCGAATATGTTGATTATTTATAATTCAGGTCGTTACAGAATGGCAGGCCGGGGCTCATTGGCAGGATTGATGTCCTACGGTGATGCGAATAAAATCGTTGTAGAGATGGCTGCAGAAGTATTACCAGTTGTTAAGGATACGCCTGTTTTGGCTGGGGTATGCGGGACAGATCCATTTCGTCTAATGGAAGTATTTTTAAAAGAGTTAAAGGATATGGGATTCAGCGGAGTTCAGAACTTCCCAACTGTTGGGTTGATCGATGGTGTTTTCCGTCAGAACTTAGAAGAAACAGGAATGGGATATGGCCTTGAAGTTGAGATGATTCGCCAGGCTCATAAATTGGATCTGCTGACGACACCCTATGTATTTGATGAGGATCAAGCAAGAGCGATGGCAGAAGCTGGAGCTGATATTTTGGTTGCGCATATGGGCTTAACAACAAAAGGAACGATCGGTGCTGTGACGGCATTAACTCTAGATGATTGCATCGTAAAAATCAAAGCAATTATGAAGGCCGGCAAGGAAGTAAATCCAGATATTATGGTAATTTGTCATGGTGGACCGATAGCGGAGCCAGAAGATGCACAATATGTGATTGAAAGAATTCCAGAAATTGATGGATTCTTTGGTGCGTCCAGTATTGAACGATTTGCAGCTGAAAAATCGATCAAGGCGCAAACGGAAGAATTTAAGAAAATTCAAAGATCCTAG
- the nuoE gene encoding NADH-quinone oxidoreductase subunit NuoE codes for MRILINALAEIQKEFGYIPESEIKRLAIDMNMQKAQLYGVISFYSRLYTEKKGRNIIRICKSVTCGMNGSQSIREAVIAHLKIGDSMTTEDERFTLELVECLGLCNVAPVMTINDAVYENLTAEKAIEIIDSFD; via the coding sequence ATGCGTATATTAATTAATGCATTGGCGGAAATTCAAAAAGAATTTGGCTATATACCGGAAAGTGAGATTAAACGACTAGCAATCGATATGAATATGCAGAAGGCACAATTATATGGAGTGATCTCCTTTTATTCCAGATTATACACAGAAAAAAAAGGAAGAAACATCATCCGTATTTGTAAATCTGTTACCTGTGGGATGAACGGCAGTCAAAGCATTCGAGAGGCGGTGATTGCACATTTGAAGATTGGAGATTCTATGACCACAGAGGATGAACGATTTACTCTAGAATTGGTTGAATGTTTGGGACTCTGCAATGTAGCACCGGTGATGACGATTAATGATGCCGTATATGAAAATTTAACGGCTGAAAAGGCAATTGAAATCATTGATTCATTTGACTAA
- a CDS encoding NADH-dependent [FeFe] hydrogenase, group A6: MITLHINSQPIKVEAGTTILEAAKKLHYRIPTLCYKEGLSIYGGCRLCVVEVKGRSNLPIACAEEVQEGMEVFTHSDLVLETRRNIFQLLIANHPFDCQLNCLTCLKSSSCELRKLAEEIGVGQLKYEALHKPWTMDTSSRSVVIETSKCISCGRCVRTCNEIQHGGILTMSERGLATKVDTFMAKGLGNVDCTNCGQCILACPTGAIHEVYHVNQVIQAINDPDTHVVIQTAPAVRVAIGEEFGAPLGMNLEKKIVTALRKMGADKVFDTNFTADLTIIEEGTEFINRINHQGVLPIITSCSPGWIKFAEHNYPDLLPNISTCKSPQQMFGTLAKTYYAEKEKLSPDKIVSVSIMPCTAKKYELARDELKDDVDYVLTTRELAKLIRAYGLEFMNLPDGEYDQPFGISTGAAAIFGVSGGVMEAALRTGYELISGKELEELEFVDIRGLKGIKEAVVDIDGEKIRVAVANGLENAVQMLKHKEKYHFIEIMTCPGGCIGGGGQPISDVDNILEERMTGIYATDQKREIRKSHKNPAIIKLYEEFLGEPNGEKAHRLLHTHYMKR, translated from the coding sequence ATGATTACTTTACATATAAATAGTCAACCGATTAAGGTGGAAGCGGGTACAACAATTCTGGAAGCCGCGAAAAAACTTCATTATAGAATTCCTACCTTATGCTATAAGGAAGGACTCAGTATATATGGGGGGTGTCGGCTCTGTGTTGTAGAAGTGAAGGGGCGAAGTAATCTTCCTATCGCTTGCGCCGAAGAGGTGCAAGAGGGAATGGAGGTTTTTACACATTCTGATCTTGTATTGGAAACGAGAAGGAATATTTTTCAGCTACTTATCGCAAATCATCCTTTCGATTGTCAGTTGAACTGCCTAACCTGTTTGAAAAGTTCTTCTTGTGAGTTGAGAAAACTGGCGGAAGAGATCGGGGTAGGGCAATTGAAATATGAGGCACTTCATAAACCTTGGACCATGGATACCAGTTCACGAAGTGTGGTGATTGAAACATCGAAATGCATTTCCTGTGGGCGGTGCGTTCGAACATGCAATGAAATACAACATGGTGGTATTCTAACCATGTCTGAAAGAGGCCTTGCAACAAAAGTGGACACGTTTATGGCCAAAGGGCTTGGAAATGTGGATTGCACTAATTGTGGGCAATGTATTTTGGCATGTCCAACGGGAGCAATCCATGAGGTTTATCATGTGAATCAAGTTATTCAAGCGATTAATGACCCGGATACTCATGTCGTCATACAAACAGCTCCTGCTGTACGTGTGGCGATTGGTGAAGAGTTTGGCGCGCCATTAGGGATGAATCTTGAAAAGAAGATTGTCACTGCTTTACGGAAGATGGGTGCAGATAAGGTCTTTGATACAAATTTCACCGCAGACTTGACGATTATTGAAGAGGGAACGGAGTTTATCAATCGAATTAATCATCAAGGTGTATTGCCGATTATTACTTCTTGTTCGCCAGGCTGGATTAAGTTTGCGGAGCATAACTATCCAGATTTATTGCCTAATATTTCAACCTGTAAGTCACCTCAGCAAATGTTCGGAACGCTTGCTAAGACTTACTATGCCGAAAAAGAAAAACTCTCACCAGATAAAATTGTTTCCGTTTCGATCATGCCATGTACGGCGAAAAAATATGAATTGGCACGAGACGAGTTGAAAGATGATGTCGATTATGTCTTAACAACTCGGGAATTGGCAAAATTGATTCGTGCTTATGGGCTGGAATTTATGAATCTTCCAGATGGGGAATATGATCAGCCATTTGGTATTTCGACGGGTGCAGCAGCGATTTTCGGGGTTTCGGGTGGTGTCATGGAAGCAGCTTTACGAACCGGATATGAGTTGATTTCTGGAAAAGAATTAGAGGAATTAGAGTTTGTTGATATTCGAGGATTGAAAGGTATTAAGGAAGCGGTAGTTGATATTGATGGAGAAAAAATTCGTGTAGCGGTGGCGAACGGGCTGGAAAATGCGGTACAAATGCTGAAGCACAAAGAAAAGTATCATTTTATTGAGATTATGACTTGTCCGGGAGGGTGTATAGGAGGAGGCGGTCAGCCAATTTCTGATGTCGATAACATTTTAGAAGAGAGAATGACTGGAATTTACGCCACGGATCAGAAACGGGAAATCCGAAAATCACATAAAAATCCAGCTATTATTAAGCTGTATGAAGAGTTTTTAGGTGAGCCTAATGGCGAAAAAGCCCATCGGCTTCTGCATACGCATTATATGAAGCGGTAG
- a CDS encoding DMT family transporter: MDKKKRSLVADLSLLVVAIVWGTGFPVTDIAMLTIGPNQLLSIRFGFAALILGLVFRKKLKTTTAVDLKAAAISSILFWAGFTTQTIGIQYTTASKASFLTGVYVVLVPFLYWAFSKRRPDKFNVLAAFMTLGGIYLFTTSKGADILSFNNGDALVLVCAVFFASQIIAVGYYVKEKGIDPIILTVYQFAFSFVLSLSMVFVFKEFGIKQPIDLTAIVSLVFLVIFSTIIAFLAQNVAQKHTTETHAAILMSLEAVFGVIMSVILLSDPFTPQMVVGCVIIFAGIITAETKWSFLRKSATPMERSCDL; this comes from the coding sequence ATGGATAAGAAAAAAAGGAGTCTGGTTGCAGACTTATCGTTATTAGTGGTTGCAATCGTATGGGGGACGGGATTTCCCGTTACGGATATTGCTATGCTAACAATTGGACCGAATCAACTTTTAAGCATTCGATTTGGATTTGCTGCATTGATACTGGGTTTGGTCTTTCGCAAGAAACTAAAAACGACAACGGCTGTTGACTTAAAAGCAGCAGCCATATCGAGTATTTTATTTTGGGCAGGATTCACAACACAGACAATTGGAATTCAGTATACAACTGCATCAAAGGCATCGTTTTTGACGGGTGTATATGTGGTCTTGGTACCCTTCCTCTATTGGGCATTTTCTAAACGGAGACCAGATAAATTTAATGTACTGGCAGCGTTTATGACCCTAGGCGGGATCTATCTATTTACAACGTCAAAGGGCGCTGATATTTTAAGTTTTAATAATGGGGATGCCTTGGTTTTGGTATGTGCCGTTTTCTTTGCTTCGCAGATTATAGCCGTGGGCTATTACGTAAAGGAAAAAGGAATTGATCCGATTATTCTTACGGTTTATCAATTTGCATTTTCTTTTGTGCTTTCCCTATCGATGGTTTTTGTCTTTAAAGAATTTGGAATCAAACAGCCCATTGATTTGACTGCGATTGTTTCGCTTGTATTCTTGGTAATTTTTAGTACGATTATCGCATTCTTGGCTCAGAATGTAGCCCAAAAACATACAACTGAAACCCATGCTGCCATACTGATGAGCTTGGAGGCGGTTTTTGGTGTGATTATGTCAGTGATTTTGCTGAGTGATCCCTTTACTCCTCAAATGGTTGTCGGTTGTGTGATTATTTTTGCTGGGATTATCACAGCGGAAACCAAATGGTCCTTCCTAAGAAAATCTGCGACACCGATGGAAAGATCTTGCGATTTATAA
- the thiT_1 gene encoding energy-coupled thiamine transporter ThiT, protein MVANVLAIGFCTIIFVFTGWKLRGVKFDTKMLARIGVVTALSLALYMIKIVPFPQGGGCTLMSVLPIMVLAVLYGMEEALICALVVGLTKIVIAPPYFPLQIPLDYIAAMLAIAFTPIFGTDSKMKLIAGGIFATLLSAWFSILSGIIFFGQFAPEGVNVWVYSIIYNLSGFGVEAAMSIVALLMITSRKVQLRGVTE, encoded by the coding sequence ATGGTAGCAAATGTTTTAGCAATTGGTTTCTGTACGATCATATTCGTCTTTACAGGATGGAAGCTAAGGGGGGTAAAATTTGATACGAAAATGCTTGCTCGAATCGGAGTCGTAACCGCCTTGTCACTTGCCTTATATATGATTAAGATTGTGCCCTTTCCGCAAGGCGGTGGATGTACATTAATGTCAGTCTTACCGATTATGGTATTGGCTGTTCTTTATGGCATGGAAGAGGCTTTGATTTGTGCCCTTGTAGTCGGTCTCACAAAAATTGTGATTGCACCACCCTACTTTCCGCTTCAAATCCCTCTGGACTATATTGCGGCTATGTTGGCAATCGCATTTACCCCAATTTTTGGAACTGACAGCAAGATGAAATTAATCGCTGGTGGTATTTTTGCGACACTATTGTCTGCTTGGTTCAGCATTCTATCCGGAATTATTTTCTTTGGGCAGTTTGCGCCTGAAGGAGTGAATGTGTGGGTCTATTCAATCATTTATAATCTGTCTGGATTCGGTGTGGAAGCGGCAATGAGTATAGTTGCACTACTCATGATTACATCACGTAAGGTGCAATTGAGGGGGGTAACAGAATGA
- the tenA gene encoding thiaminase II, whose protein sequence is MSFSKRLIEDARVQAYYKAYMAHPFIRGLSDGSLSKDQFRKYLIQDTHYLKDYSKVYAYAYLLGEGVQELQFLHTCIGVVMAEETNMHIQYLKDFNLDVFSIEAMPVERANRNYLDFMLSFAPEENMKKIFTAAFPCTLTYEYIGKELKKERKNATKRHYYDPWIDTYAGPEFEKFSVDSCWLIDRYCQGISKEEEESLIQIFLTACEYEMKFWDMSFSLIPNEI, encoded by the coding sequence ATGAGCTTTTCCAAGCGACTGATAGAAGATGCCAGGGTGCAGGCTTATTATAAAGCGTATATGGCGCATCCTTTTATTCGAGGTTTGTCTGATGGGAGTTTGTCAAAAGATCAATTTCGGAAATATTTAATTCAGGACACCCATTATTTAAAGGATTATTCCAAGGTCTATGCCTATGCCTATCTTTTGGGAGAGGGTGTGCAAGAATTACAATTCTTACATACCTGCATTGGTGTAGTGATGGCAGAAGAAACCAATATGCATATTCAATATTTAAAGGATTTTAATTTGGATGTGTTCTCTATTGAGGCAATGCCGGTAGAACGTGCCAATCGAAATTATTTGGACTTTATGTTGAGTTTCGCGCCTGAGGAAAATATGAAGAAAATTTTTACAGCTGCTTTTCCATGCACGTTGACTTACGAGTATATTGGCAAAGAATTGAAAAAGGAAAGAAAAAATGCAACAAAACGCCATTACTATGATCCTTGGATTGATACTTATGCAGGACCGGAATTTGAAAAATTCAGTGTGGATTCCTGCTGGCTGATTGATCGCTATTGCCAAGGAATTTCCAAAGAAGAAGAAGAGTCTTTGATCCAAATATTTTTGACGGCTTGCGAGTATGAAATGAAATTTTGGGATATGAGTTTTTCTTTGATTCCGAATGAAATTTAG